One window of the Rufibacter radiotolerans genome contains the following:
- a CDS encoding glycoside hydrolase family 2 protein, which produces MKKLTLLISLSLLMLGQAQGQTWQPVGDKIKTKWAKNVNPGNAWQEYPRPQLKRADWKNLNGLWEYAIQKKGQPQPKQFQGKILVPYAVESSLSGVGKPLLPDQELWYRTTFSVPSSWKDQNAILHFEAVDWQTTVYLNGKKVGEHKGGSDPFSFDVSSYLKKGDQDLVVQVWDPTDSDIQPRGKQILKPHGFWYTAVSGIWQTVWLEPVHKAAIKTLVPEADIDKNLVTLKSSLFQGTGKEQLRYKITYKGAVVAEKEVPYQEAISLSIPEPHLWSPEYPNLYQLKLEIVKSGQVLDQVDTYFAMRKIALGQDKNGYVKLFLNNQPYFHWGVLDQGWWPDGLLTPPSDEAMKYDMEVVKAMGYNTIRKHIKVEPARFYYHADTMGLLVWQDMPSGFLKLGHEEQHVKFDATKDWARPKESAVQFEKEWRSIIDNFRFFPSIVVWVPFNEGWGQYDTERVVNWTQTYDPTRLVDGTSGWTDRKVGHMFDAHQYPGPSIEPSSQNAGRAIVLGEFGGLGYPVQDHLWEKGKRNWGYRTYLTGDQLIDEYTKLLHNVYPLISRGLAAAIYTQTSDVEGEVNGLMTYDREVIKVPVATARILHEPLFYKDVKNREYILRDSEVETSSMMASYVFPGQGWNLHNPFNAAFKKITGPVPVKKGQALWAANSFMRQDLPERMALKVFARGDLKIYLNGHLIHNRYTLTKRHYDEINISEFTKFLKQGKNVIGFELQNAVEDSEFDFGLYEF; this is translated from the coding sequence ATGAAGAAATTAACGCTCTTAATTTCATTATCTCTTCTGATGCTGGGGCAGGCCCAGGGCCAAACGTGGCAGCCGGTAGGGGATAAGATTAAAACCAAATGGGCTAAGAATGTAAATCCGGGCAACGCCTGGCAGGAGTACCCCAGGCCTCAGCTTAAGCGCGCCGACTGGAAAAACCTGAACGGCCTCTGGGAGTACGCCATCCAGAAGAAAGGACAGCCGCAGCCTAAGCAATTCCAGGGGAAAATACTGGTTCCGTATGCGGTAGAATCCAGCCTGTCTGGCGTGGGGAAACCCCTGCTGCCAGATCAGGAGCTGTGGTACAGAACCACCTTCTCGGTGCCCTCCTCCTGGAAAGACCAAAACGCCATCCTGCACTTTGAAGCCGTAGACTGGCAGACCACCGTGTACCTGAACGGCAAGAAAGTAGGCGAGCACAAAGGCGGCTCAGACCCGTTCTCCTTTGATGTTTCCAGCTACCTGAAAAAAGGCGACCAGGATTTGGTAGTGCAAGTCTGGGACCCCACCGATTCTGACATCCAGCCGCGGGGCAAGCAGATTCTCAAGCCTCACGGGTTCTGGTACACGGCCGTGTCTGGTATCTGGCAAACCGTCTGGCTGGAGCCCGTGCACAAAGCGGCAATCAAAACCTTGGTGCCGGAAGCAGATATTGACAAAAACCTGGTGACCCTGAAATCAAGCCTGTTCCAGGGGACCGGCAAAGAGCAGTTACGCTACAAAATCACCTATAAAGGCGCTGTGGTGGCGGAGAAAGAAGTGCCTTACCAGGAAGCTATTTCCCTTTCCATTCCGGAGCCGCACCTGTGGTCGCCGGAGTACCCTAACCTGTACCAACTGAAGCTGGAAATTGTAAAAAGCGGTCAGGTGCTGGACCAAGTAGATACCTATTTCGCCATGCGGAAAATAGCGCTAGGGCAAGACAAGAACGGCTACGTGAAACTGTTCCTCAACAACCAACCCTATTTCCATTGGGGCGTGCTGGACCAGGGCTGGTGGCCAGATGGTTTATTGACGCCGCCCTCTGATGAGGCCATGAAATATGACATGGAGGTAGTCAAAGCCATGGGCTACAATACCATCAGAAAACACATAAAAGTAGAGCCTGCCCGCTTTTACTATCACGCCGATACCATGGGCCTGCTGGTATGGCAAGACATGCCCTCGGGCTTCCTGAAACTAGGCCACGAGGAGCAGCACGTAAAATTTGACGCCACCAAAGATTGGGCCCGGCCCAAAGAATCTGCGGTGCAGTTTGAGAAAGAGTGGAGATCCATCATTGATAATTTTAGATTCTTCCCGTCTATTGTGGTGTGGGTGCCTTTCAATGAAGGCTGGGGGCAGTATGACACGGAGCGGGTGGTAAACTGGACCCAGACCTATGACCCTACCCGCCTGGTAGACGGCACCAGCGGCTGGACTGACCGCAAAGTGGGCCACATGTTTGATGCCCACCAGTACCCCGGTCCTTCTATTGAACCCAGCAGCCAGAACGCCGGAAGGGCCATTGTGCTGGGCGAGTTCGGGGGGCTGGGCTACCCGGTGCAGGACCATTTATGGGAGAAGGGGAAGCGCAACTGGGGCTACCGCACCTACCTCACCGGAGACCAGTTGATAGATGAATACACCAAGCTGCTGCACAACGTGTACCCGCTTATCTCCAGGGGGTTGGCGGCGGCCATCTATACCCAGACCTCAGACGTGGAAGGGGAGGTGAACGGCCTCATGACCTATGACCGTGAAGTGATCAAAGTACCCGTGGCCACCGCCCGCATTCTGCATGAACCGCTGTTCTACAAAGACGTGAAAAATCGGGAATACATCTTACGGGATTCTGAGGTGGAGACCTCTTCCATGATGGCCTCTTACGTCTTCCCGGGCCAGGGCTGGAACCTGCACAATCCCTTTAACGCGGCCTTCAAAAAGATAACCGGGCCCGTGCCAGTGAAAAAAGGACAGGCCCTGTGGGCGGCCAACAGCTTCATGCGGCAGGACCTGCCAGAAAGAATGGCATTGAAGGTCTTCGCCCGCGGCGATCTTAAGATTTACCTCAATGGCCATCTTATCCATAACCGCTACACCCTCACCAAGCGGCATTATGATGAAATCAACATCAGTGAGTTTACCAAATTCCTGAAGCAAGGAAAAAACGTGATCGGGTTTGAGCTGCAGAACGCGGTGGAAGACTCTGAATTTGATTTCGGGTTATACGAATTTTAA
- a CDS encoding glycoside hydrolase family 43 protein, protein MNFTGTRVQSFLRLSLCAALLQTVAMGCQTTQAPQPSAPAAQATPIALADPTMFFHDGTYYLYGTGNPQGFQVYTSQDMKTWKGPTGNSDGFALKKGDAFGSSKFWAPQVFLYNGKFHMAYVADEGIAIATSDSPLGPFSQTDKKALAAPVKQIDPFLFIDDDGKKYMYHVRVADGGNRMFVAEMSDDLSAMKMETLKQCIEATEPWENTEKDAWSVTEGPTILKHKGTYYFIYSANHFKWPSYAVGYATSNSPYGPWEKYTGNPIISKANLNYNGTGHGDVVKDQKGNMFYVMHTHQSATQINPRKTGVVKMIFSKDPKGGADILSVDPKTFHFLEATQ, encoded by the coding sequence ATGAATTTTACAGGTACCCGCGTACAATCTTTTCTCAGACTTTCTCTTTGCGCCGCCCTGCTGCAAACCGTGGCTATGGGGTGCCAAACCACCCAGGCCCCGCAGCCGTCAGCCCCCGCGGCGCAGGCCACGCCTATTGCCCTGGCAGACCCTACCATGTTTTTCCATGACGGTACCTATTACCTGTACGGTACCGGCAACCCCCAGGGCTTTCAGGTATACACCTCCCAGGATATGAAAACCTGGAAAGGCCCCACCGGGAACAGTGACGGTTTCGCGCTCAAAAAAGGCGACGCCTTCGGGAGTTCCAAGTTCTGGGCGCCGCAGGTGTTCCTGTACAACGGCAAATTCCACATGGCTTACGTAGCCGATGAAGGCATTGCCATTGCCACCAGTGATAGCCCGCTGGGCCCGTTTTCCCAAACCGATAAAAAGGCCCTTGCCGCCCCGGTAAAGCAGATTGACCCGTTCCTGTTTATAGACGATGACGGTAAGAAGTACATGTACCACGTGCGCGTGGCAGACGGCGGTAACCGCATGTTTGTAGCCGAGATGTCCGATGACCTGTCGGCCATGAAAATGGAGACCTTGAAGCAGTGCATTGAAGCCACCGAGCCCTGGGAAAACACCGAGAAAGACGCCTGGTCCGTGACCGAAGGCCCTACGATTTTGAAGCACAAAGGCACTTATTACTTCATCTACAGCGCCAACCATTTCAAGTGGCCTTCTTACGCCGTGGGTTACGCCACCAGCAATAGTCCTTATGGCCCCTGGGAGAAATACACGGGCAACCCGATCATCAGCAAGGCCAACCTAAACTACAACGGAACCGGCCACGGCGATGTGGTCAAAGACCAGAAAGGCAACATGTTCTACGTCATGCACACCCACCAATCGGCTACGCAGATCAACCCCAGAAAAACCGGGGTGGTGAAGATGATATTCTCCAAGGACCCCAAAGGCGGGGCCGATATCCTGAGCGTGGACCCCAAGACCTTCCATTTCCTGGAGGCCACCCAGTAA
- a CDS encoding formylglycine-generating enzyme family protein yields MQFTRAITLSLTCSLGLSLFNCQKAEEEKTQAATSTAAVAPENLVSTDTIPSKMVYIPGGIFKMGSGEQNFPDSQPIHEVEVNGFWMDEHEVTNAEFAQFVAATGYKTVAERTPNAADFPGVPEEYLVAGSGVFTPTATAVPLDNVLQWWKYVPGASWKNPKGPSSSLDGQQNKPVVHVSYVDAAAYAKWAGKRLPTEAEWEFAAQGGKGRRNYYWGDELTPDGKWMANIYQGNFPDKNTGADGFIGAAPVKSFPANGYGLYDMDGNVWEWCNDFYRPDYYAQSPKKNPQGPTDSFDPEEPSVVKRVQRGGSFLCSDQYCIRYKPGSRGKGEVSSASDNLGFRCVKDAPAPKS; encoded by the coding sequence ATGCAGTTTACAAGAGCCATTACCCTTAGCTTAACCTGTTCGCTGGGCTTAAGTCTGTTCAATTGCCAGAAAGCCGAAGAAGAGAAAACCCAGGCCGCTACCTCCACGGCCGCCGTAGCCCCCGAAAACTTGGTCAGCACGGACACTATCCCGTCTAAGATGGTCTACATTCCCGGGGGTATTTTCAAGATGGGTTCCGGTGAGCAGAATTTCCCGGACTCGCAGCCCATACATGAGGTAGAGGTGAACGGTTTTTGGATGGACGAGCATGAGGTGACCAACGCCGAGTTTGCGCAATTTGTGGCCGCCACCGGCTATAAAACCGTGGCCGAGCGCACCCCCAACGCCGCAGATTTCCCGGGCGTTCCCGAAGAATACCTGGTAGCCGGTTCTGGGGTGTTCACGCCCACGGCCACTGCGGTGCCTTTAGACAATGTGCTGCAATGGTGGAAGTACGTGCCTGGCGCCAGCTGGAAAAATCCCAAAGGCCCAAGCAGCTCGCTGGATGGTCAGCAGAACAAACCGGTGGTGCACGTGAGTTACGTAGATGCCGCTGCTTACGCTAAATGGGCCGGTAAGCGCCTTCCCACCGAGGCGGAATGGGAGTTCGCGGCCCAGGGCGGCAAAGGCCGGAGAAATTACTACTGGGGCGATGAACTGACCCCAGACGGCAAATGGATGGCCAATATCTACCAGGGCAACTTCCCGGACAAGAACACCGGCGCCGATGGTTTCATTGGCGCGGCCCCCGTGAAATCCTTTCCCGCCAACGGTTACGGTTTATACGACATGGACGGCAACGTATGGGAGTGGTGCAATGACTTCTACCGCCCCGACTATTACGCCCAGAGCCCCAAGAAGAACCCCCAAGGCCCCACCGACAGCTTTGACCCAGAGGAGCCCAGCGTAGTAAAACGGGTGCAGCGAGGCGGCTCTTTCCTGTGCAGTGACCAATACTGCATCAGGTACAAACCCGGTAGCCGCGGCAAAGGCGAAGTCAGCAGCGCCTCAGATAACCTGGGATTCCGGTGCGTGAAAGACGCCCCCGCGCCTAAAAGCTAA
- a CDS encoding sulfatase family protein — protein MGELSLKRIGFFLLLLGLASGQAQTAAGAAAKKPNILFCIADDASLVHMGAYGSTWVKTPAFDRVAKEGVLFLNAYTPNAKCSPSRACLLTGRNPWQLEEAANHWSNFPAKFGTFMEELGRNGYKTGFTGKGWGPGNPGQLNGKRRDLSGPAYNALKTKPPTGGISNLDYAANLEKFLDEKKAEQPFVFWFGAHEPHRQYQSGSGVAKGKKRLADIDKVPPYWPDNATVRNDMLDYAFEVEYFDAQLAKMLQMLEKRGELENTIIVVTSDNGMSFPRVKGHVYEAANHLPLAIMWKNGIKRPGRKIQDFVSFIDLAPTFMDLTQVTPGKSTMQPIQGRSLKPVLLSDKDGWVNKNNNYVLLGRERTDVGRPNDWGYPVRGIVKENFIYTINYEPDRWPAGNPETGFMDVDNSPTKTAALQTKDNPAQQYIWDLNFAKKPMEELYQFDKDPFSVKNIAPEASFAQVKKDLKAQLEKELKAQQDPRMFGKGDLFDQYKSANDKARGYYERFMKGEELPRSGGH, from the coding sequence ATGGGAGAACTGTCTTTGAAACGCATTGGTTTTTTCCTGTTGCTGCTAGGGCTAGCCTCCGGCCAGGCCCAGACGGCAGCAGGAGCAGCAGCCAAAAAGCCTAATATTCTGTTCTGCATTGCAGATGACGCCTCGCTGGTGCACATGGGCGCTTACGGCAGCACCTGGGTGAAAACCCCGGCCTTTGACCGCGTAGCCAAAGAAGGGGTGCTGTTTCTGAACGCCTATACGCCCAATGCCAAATGCTCGCCGTCCAGGGCCTGCCTGCTTACCGGCAGAAACCCCTGGCAACTGGAGGAAGCAGCCAACCACTGGTCCAATTTCCCGGCCAAGTTTGGCACCTTTATGGAAGAACTGGGCCGCAACGGCTACAAGACCGGTTTCACCGGCAAAGGCTGGGGACCCGGCAACCCAGGCCAGTTGAACGGCAAACGCCGCGACCTGTCCGGACCCGCTTACAACGCCCTCAAAACCAAACCACCCACCGGCGGCATCTCCAACCTTGATTATGCAGCTAACCTGGAGAAGTTCCTGGACGAGAAAAAGGCAGAGCAGCCCTTCGTTTTCTGGTTCGGCGCCCATGAGCCGCACCGGCAGTACCAGTCAGGGTCTGGGGTGGCCAAAGGCAAAAAGCGGCTAGCCGATATTGACAAGGTGCCCCCGTATTGGCCAGACAATGCCACCGTTAGAAATGACATGCTGGACTACGCCTTTGAGGTGGAATACTTTGATGCGCAACTGGCCAAAATGCTGCAGATGCTGGAGAAGCGCGGCGAGCTGGAGAACACCATTATTGTGGTGACTTCAGACAATGGTATGTCGTTCCCCAGGGTTAAGGGCCACGTGTATGAGGCCGCCAACCACCTGCCGTTGGCCATTATGTGGAAGAACGGCATTAAGCGCCCCGGCCGCAAGATCCAGGACTTTGTAAGTTTCATTGACCTGGCGCCCACGTTCATGGACCTGACCCAGGTAACCCCCGGCAAATCCACCATGCAACCCATACAAGGAAGATCCCTCAAACCCGTTCTTCTCTCAGACAAAGACGGGTGGGTAAACAAAAACAATAACTATGTTTTGCTGGGCCGCGAGCGCACAGACGTTGGCAGACCCAATGACTGGGGTTACCCGGTGCGCGGCATTGTGAAAGAGAACTTCATCTACACCATCAACTATGAACCAGACCGCTGGCCGGCGGGCAACCCCGAGACCGGTTTCATGGACGTAGACAACAGCCCCACTAAAACGGCGGCCCTCCAAACCAAAGACAACCCGGCCCAGCAATATATCTGGGACCTCAATTTCGCGAAGAAGCCCATGGAGGAACTGTACCAGTTTGACAAAGATCCTTTCTCCGTCAAAAACATAGCACCAGAGGCTTCCTTTGCCCAGGTGAAGAAAGACCTGAAAGCCCAGTTGGAGAAAGAACTGAAGGCCCAGCAAGACCCCAGAATGTTTGGCAAGGGCGAC
- a CDS encoding TonB-dependent receptor domain-containing protein, with protein sequence MKRILTLLLVFVSVLQVVAQSGSIGGQALSKIDSKPIDFATVTLLNAANSKVITGAMTDAQGKFLLNKLAPGTYHVQVQFLGFEVCKVQNISLSRGQDLKLPTILLAPSQMLLQEITVTGEKAAVYHQIDKQVYSAAQFQTATGGTGVDVLKNLPSISVDAQGQINMRGSTGFTVFLNGKPVQSDAAALLSQIPANAIENVEVVTAPSAKYDPDGKAGIINITTKKGADNGYSVLVNMQGGLPSIEPYGNAESAKRYGGDATVSFRKDKWDVSVGGSYVRNDIAGRRVGDVNTTIGNRRTSFPSVDERSFDKYNRSLRATVIFALDERNTFQTGFYYGNRTEYRLADINYNNTTTNASTKEVIGRSQYFNSNLVKKSGDFSIANLDYTHKFRNSATLSLSGLVERDKLSGYTKNLNLHSQDVRDTLQYTENTNERPLNGLRLRTDFATKLGAGKLESGYQYRHHNDDGQFVYKQKDQGASNYVFYPEFSGNVNLTNEIHSVYTQYSGKVAKLEYAAGLRYEYAARDFTIRENTYELNLSNFFPSANVFYSLNDNWKAKAGYSRRVQRSSSFELNPLPEREHSETLEQGDPELLPEFVNLSEAGLVRNFEKGSVFATFYHQDIKNVINRVNNVYADTVLGRIYTNAGRASRLGLEVGFDYKPTHWWKFYLGGNVYDYNIKGSLFDNTVTVNNGSLVYSINANSSFNLSSTTTLQGTFNYLSERATAQGEDSRFYNPSLALRKTFLDGKLAATLQWQNIDMGLLNSNEQRITTRGRDFYTTTNYIYEVDVIMLNLSFNLNKLGKKVKFTESEFGEKEF encoded by the coding sequence ATGAAGAGAATACTTACCCTTCTTTTGGTTTTCGTGTCAGTGCTTCAGGTGGTGGCCCAGTCGGGCTCCATTGGGGGGCAGGCTTTGAGTAAGATTGACTCTAAACCCATTGACTTTGCCACCGTCACGCTGCTGAACGCGGCAAACAGCAAGGTCATCACCGGGGCCATGACCGATGCCCAGGGCAAGTTCCTGCTTAATAAACTGGCGCCGGGTACCTACCACGTGCAGGTGCAGTTCCTGGGCTTTGAGGTCTGCAAGGTGCAGAACATTTCCCTTTCCCGTGGTCAGGATTTGAAATTGCCTACTATTCTGCTGGCTCCCAGCCAGATGTTGCTCCAGGAAATAACCGTGACCGGTGAAAAGGCGGCGGTCTACCACCAGATAGACAAGCAGGTGTACAGCGCGGCGCAATTCCAGACCGCCACCGGCGGCACCGGGGTAGACGTGCTCAAGAACCTGCCTTCCATTTCGGTAGATGCCCAAGGCCAGATCAACATGCGCGGCTCCACCGGGTTTACCGTGTTTTTGAACGGCAAGCCGGTGCAGTCAGATGCGGCGGCGCTCTTAAGCCAGATTCCGGCCAACGCCATTGAAAACGTAGAGGTAGTGACGGCGCCCTCGGCGAAATATGACCCGGACGGCAAGGCGGGCATCATCAACATCACCACCAAAAAAGGGGCAGATAACGGCTATTCGGTTTTAGTGAACATGCAGGGCGGCCTGCCCAGCATTGAGCCCTACGGCAACGCCGAAAGCGCCAAAAGATACGGCGGAGACGCCACCGTGAGCTTCCGGAAAGACAAATGGGACGTGTCTGTAGGCGGAAGCTACGTGCGCAATGACATTGCCGGCAGAAGGGTAGGGGACGTGAATACCACCATAGGTAACCGCCGCACTTCTTTCCCGTCTGTAGACGAACGCAGCTTTGACAAATACAACCGCTCGCTGCGGGCGACCGTGATCTTTGCCCTGGATGAGCGCAACACCTTCCAGACCGGTTTCTACTACGGCAACCGGACCGAGTACCGCTTAGCGGATATCAACTACAACAATACCACCACCAATGCCTCTACCAAGGAGGTGATTGGCCGCAGCCAGTATTTCAACTCCAACCTGGTGAAGAAAAGCGGTGATTTCTCCATTGCCAACCTGGACTACACCCACAAGTTCAGGAACAGCGCCACGCTTTCCCTTTCTGGCCTGGTGGAACGCGACAAACTCTCTGGCTACACCAAAAACCTGAACCTGCACAGCCAGGACGTGCGGGACACCCTGCAGTACACCGAGAACACCAATGAACGCCCGTTAAACGGGTTGCGCCTGCGCACTGATTTCGCGACCAAATTAGGCGCCGGTAAATTGGAGTCTGGCTACCAGTACCGTCACCACAATGATGATGGCCAGTTTGTTTACAAGCAAAAAGACCAGGGCGCCAGCAACTATGTTTTCTACCCCGAGTTCAGCGGCAACGTGAACCTGACCAATGAGATTCACTCGGTGTACACCCAGTATTCCGGCAAGGTAGCCAAGCTGGAGTATGCGGCGGGACTGCGCTATGAGTACGCGGCCCGTGACTTCACCATCCGGGAGAATACCTATGAACTGAACCTGAGCAATTTCTTCCCCTCGGCTAACGTGTTTTATTCCCTCAATGACAACTGGAAGGCCAAGGCCGGGTATAGCCGCCGCGTACAGCGCAGTTCCAGCTTTGAGCTGAACCCCTTGCCGGAGCGGGAGCACTCAGAGACCCTGGAGCAAGGGGACCCGGAACTGCTGCCCGAGTTTGTGAACCTGAGTGAGGCCGGGCTGGTGCGTAACTTTGAGAAAGGCTCGGTGTTTGCCACCTTCTACCACCAGGACATCAAGAACGTGATCAACCGCGTGAACAACGTGTACGCAGACACCGTGCTGGGCCGCATTTACACTAACGCCGGCAGAGCCAGCCGTCTGGGTCTGGAAGTAGGGTTTGACTACAAGCCCACCCACTGGTGGAAATTCTACCTGGGCGGAAACGTGTATGACTACAACATCAAAGGCTCCCTATTTGACAACACCGTTACCGTGAACAACGGCAGCCTGGTGTACTCTATTAACGCCAACTCCAGCTTTAACCTGAGTTCTACCACCACCCTGCAGGGCACGTTCAACTACCTGTCTGAGCGGGCCACCGCCCAAGGCGAGGACTCCCGATTCTACAACCCCAGCCTGGCTCTGCGCAAGACCTTCCTGGACGGAAAGCTGGCCGCCACCCTGCAATGGCAGAACATAGACATGGGCTTGCTCAACTCCAATGAGCAGCGCATTACTACCCGCGGGCGTGACTTCTACACCACCACCAATTACATTTATGAGGTAGACGTGATTATGCTTAACCTGAGTTTTAACCTGAACAAACTGGGCAAGAAAGTGAAGTTCACAGAAAGCGAGTTCGGCGAAAAAGAATTCTAG
- a CDS encoding sulfatase family protein, which produces MSRSKRVLIARVFLCLFTGLSACTPKAQSPQAAAPAPPRQPNIVIIMADDLASGELSCYGGKNLQTPNIDALAKEGLKFNKIYASEAMCVPIRASLFTGLYPVRHGSFQNHKPVQDNLKSIGHYLGDLGYRVALTGKDHSTKPRTVFPFEIIDGFEVNCVAKTADYSVDGIRNFVTSSQKPYCLFVMSTNPHAPWTVGDPSEFDHDKLTLPAHWVDTKQTRQQFTKYLAEVRQLDNEVGDVMKMLKATGQDKNTMVIFLGEQGPQFPGGKWNLWDHGVKSSMIVRLPGKVKAGTQTNALVQYEDITPTLVALAGGGAVPGLDGTSFLPVLEGKTQQHRQYAYGVHNNIPEGPSYPIRNIQDDRYKLILNLTPAANYHIKYMMNPKVPNPTWQTWQDRAKEDERAKFLTNRIVHRPAVEFYDTQQDPAELNNLAGNPAYAAKVKELTAELQKWMKQQGDEGASMDREHAKHQ; this is translated from the coding sequence ATGAGCAGATCTAAAAGAGTCTTGATAGCCAGAGTTTTCCTGTGCCTGTTCACCGGGCTGAGCGCCTGCACGCCCAAGGCGCAGAGCCCCCAGGCCGCGGCGCCCGCCCCGCCCAGGCAACCCAACATTGTCATTATCATGGCAGATGATCTGGCCAGCGGTGAACTGAGCTGCTATGGCGGCAAGAACCTGCAGACGCCTAACATTGACGCTTTGGCCAAGGAGGGACTTAAGTTCAACAAGATTTACGCCTCAGAGGCGATGTGCGTGCCCATCAGGGCCTCGCTTTTCACGGGCCTGTACCCGGTGCGGCATGGCTCGTTCCAGAACCACAAACCGGTGCAGGACAACCTCAAAAGCATTGGCCATTACCTGGGTGATCTGGGCTACCGCGTGGCCCTCACGGGCAAAGACCACAGCACTAAACCCCGCACCGTGTTCCCGTTTGAGATCATAGACGGTTTTGAGGTGAATTGCGTGGCTAAAACCGCCGACTATAGCGTGGACGGCATTCGGAATTTTGTCACTTCCAGCCAGAAGCCGTACTGCCTGTTTGTGATGAGCACCAATCCGCATGCTCCCTGGACCGTGGGCGACCCCTCTGAGTTTGACCACGACAAACTGACGCTGCCCGCCCATTGGGTAGACACCAAACAGACCCGACAGCAGTTCACCAAATACCTGGCCGAGGTGCGGCAACTGGACAACGAGGTAGGCGACGTGATGAAAATGCTCAAGGCCACCGGTCAGGATAAAAACACTATGGTCATCTTTCTGGGCGAGCAGGGGCCACAATTTCCCGGGGGCAAGTGGAATCTCTGGGACCACGGCGTGAAAAGCTCCATGATTGTGCGCCTGCCCGGCAAGGTGAAAGCCGGTACCCAAACCAATGCCCTGGTGCAGTATGAAGACATCACGCCCACGCTGGTAGCCCTGGCCGGCGGCGGCGCCGTTCCGGGCCTGGACGGCACCAGCTTCCTGCCCGTGCTGGAAGGCAAAACCCAGCAGCACCGGCAATACGCGTACGGGGTGCACAACAACATCCCCGAAGGGCCCTCTTACCCCATCCGGAACATTCAGGATGACCGCTACAAACTCATTCTTAACCTGACGCCGGCCGCCAATTACCACATCAAGTACATGATGAACCCCAAAGTGCCAAACCCTACCTGGCAAACTTGGCAAGACCGGGCAAAGGAAGATGAAAGAGCGAAATTCCTGACCAACCGCATTGTGCACCGGCCGGCCGTTGAGTTCTATGACACTCAGCAGGACCCCGCAGAGTTGAATAACCTGGCCGGCAACCCCGCCTACGCCGCCAAGGTCAAAGAGCTTACCGCAGAGCTCCAGAAATGGATGAAGCAGCAGGGAGACGAAGGCGCCTCCATGGACCGGGAACACGCGAAACACCAATAA